In Verrucomicrobiota bacterium, the genomic window AGCCCGTGTCACCTACACCAAGCGTCTCGAGGGCATCGAAAATGAAGCAGATTTGTATGCGCTCCTCGGCGCGATGTTGGGCGAACTCAAGCAAACTCACTTTGGTATCGTCCCTCCGGACGTGCTGCCTTCAAGCGGGGATCACTCCCAGTCCGAAGGGGATCCCGGCTTCCAAGTCACCCTCATCGCGGGTGAAGCCGTGGTCACCCGAGTCCTCAAAGGAACCTCCGCGTGGAAAGCGGGAGTGAAAACCGGCTGGGTCGTCGAATCGGTCGAAGGCCAGCCCATCGACCGATTGCTGGAACCTCTCAATCGAAGCCCCATGTCTCACGCCCTCAAACCCCTCTATCGCCACCGGCTGATCGAGTCGAAGCTCGAAGGAAAGCTAGAAAGCGCCGTCAAAGTGGTGTTCTCCAATGGCGCCGGGAAACGCCGCGAATGGGTCCTGGAGCGCTCCGCGAGAAATCAGGAGAGATCCCAAGCCATGGGACATTTCCCCCCGCAACCGACCGAATTCGAACACCGCAAACTGCGCGGCAACGTGGCTTATATTCGCTTCAACATCTTCGTCATTTCCCAAATGGAGAAGATCCGCAAAGCGATTCGTGCCTCGCTTGGAGATCGCGGCATGATCATCGACCTGCGCGGAAACCCTGGAGGAGTCGCCGGCATGGCCATGGGCATGGGTGGACTCCTCCTGCCGCAGGAGGCATCCCTCGGCACCATGAGAATGAGGTCCGGCCATATCCACTTCGCCGTTTTCCCCCAGGAGAAACGCTTCCTCGGACCGCTCGTCATCCTGGTGGATCAGCAGAGTGCCTCCACCAGCGAGATCTTCGCCGCGGGGTTGCAAGACTTGAAGCGGGCGCGCATCGTCGGCATGCCAACGGCCGGAGCAGCGCTCCCCTCCATGTTCGAGAAACTCCCGACCGGCGCTCTTTTCCAGTATGCCTTTGGAGACTTCCGCACCCCCAAGGGAACCTTGGTGGAAGGTCGGGGCGTGTTGCCCGACGTCAGGATTGAAGGACGCCGGGAGGATTGGCTCCGGGGTCGAGACACCCAGCTTGAAGCGGCCTTGGAAGAAATCGAAACCTGGATTCGAGAGGATCGAATCCGAGCCCCGAAAGACCGCTAATCATTCTCCGACGGGGCGGCACCTCTTCGCGGGGGGCGCGCATCACCCCCTTCAGACCGCCCGTTTCTGACGGCTTTTCCGAGCACGCCAACCGCGAAGGATGGCGCTCGTCCCCACTCATGGCACTCTCGACGGCAACCTTGCGGCGCGCCACAGACTACCTCTCCGAGGCTGTGCTCTATGCCATGATCATCTTCAGCCCCTGGGCGTTCGGTTCAACCCAGACCTGGTCCGTCCAGTGCATGAACACCGCCGGCTATGTGTCGGGCGTCCTTTGGCTGGCTCGGGTGCTCCTTCGCCGCCATTCAAACTCCGAAGCTCCAGCCACCGAGCGCCTCCGAGGAGCTTCCCATCGCGTTTTCACGCGACTCCTGGCCACGCTCACCGTCCTGATTCTGGCCTATACTTTCCTGAGTGCCTGGAACGCACGATTGAAATTCGAAGGCTCGGGCGGGATCCGGCTGGCAACTTATCTGGAATCGATCTCCTGGCTGCCCAGCAGCTATGATCAAGCCTATACTTGGGCCGCATTCCAAATCTACCTCGCGCTCGCCTGCGTGTTTTGGTCCACACGCGATTGGCTGCTCAACGGCGGCCCGCGATCCCATCCGGAAGCCCTCAGCGCCGATCGAAGCGAACGAGCCTTCGACCGCCTGGATCACCCACCCTCTGAGCTCCCGCCTCACTGGCGCCGATTGCTGTGGCTGTTGTGCCTCAATGGGGGAATCCTCGCGCTGGAGGGCATCCTCCAACGGATGTCCGGCACGAGCAAGTTGCTCTGGATGGTAACCCCACACATCAACAGCATGGCAGAGGCCCAGTTCGGTCCTTATGCCTACAGATCGAACGCGGCCACTTACTTCAACCTCCTCTGGCCACTCTGCATCGCTTTCTGGTGGATTCAAAGGGCACCACCAACCCGAGGCCGCTTCCGTGCCAGGCGCGTGGGAGGGAGTGCGCATACGATGCTGCTGCCGTTGGCAGTCCTCATGGCGGCGGCACCGGTCATCTCCATCTCCCGAGGCGGCACCCTCATCTGCGGAATCCTGATCCTGGGGATGCTGGCCATGATTTGGGTGGGGGAACGCTCGGGTTCATGGGCTCGAAAACTCGGCATGACCGCCATCGTG contains:
- a CDS encoding O-antigen ligase family protein, whose protein sequence is MALSTATLRRATDYLSEAVLYAMIIFSPWAFGSTQTWSVQCMNTAGYVSGVLWLARVLLRRHSNSEAPATERLRGASHRVFTRLLATLTVLILAYTFLSAWNARLKFEGSGGIRLATYLESISWLPSSYDQAYTWAAFQIYLALACVFWSTRDWLLNGGPRSHPEALSADRSERAFDRLDHPPSELPPHWRRLLWLLCLNGGILALEGILQRMSGTSKLLWMVTPHINSMAEAQFGPYAYRSNAATYFNLLWPLCIAFWWIQRAPPTRGRFRARRVGGSAHTMLLPLAVLMAAAPVISISRGGTLICGILILGMLAMIWVGERSGSWARKLGMTAIVGAAVGLSFTLAWRPLADRFRSVFDESMSGRAEIYANTRPIAEDFKWFGTGPGSFAGVYNYYRTDKRMVWQAYGHDDWLETRVTFGRVGMALVLGALALVPLIAASSSSVAVPRGLAGALGLSMFGFLLHAKYDFPLQVHSLLFLFVVECALFSSMGLTRRRPAR